CGACCGGCTCAATCCCCTCGCAGGTCCCGTAGGCGGTGGCCAGATTTGTGAGCCAGCCTCGTCCACAGCCGACATCGAGAATGCGGAGTGTGCGACCCGGAGCGTCCCGATGCGTGTGACGGAGGATATATTCAAGAAACGACGCGATTTTCGACCAACGCGCGGCTTCGTCGGGATTGGGTTCCGGGGTCGACCAGGCCGGTTGATTCACGAACAGATTCACATAAAACGCATTCTGATCCATGGCCGCCTTGGATGAAGGGTGAGGAGCGGTCTCCGGTTGCTGCTTTTGATGCACCGCCACAGGAAGAGCGGCTGACGGGATGGTATGATCCTGCAACCTCGCCGGCTGCGTGGTGTTGATCAACCCGTAATCCGGCTGTTGCCCGTTCCCGATCCAAGCCAGCGTGTCCCGCAGCCGTCGTTCGGCGGTGTGATACCGGCGGACTTTTTCCTGCGCACGTTGCGCCAAGCAGCCGGCAAAGGCCGGGTCCTGTAGCACCCGGTCGATTTGACGGGCCAGGACCTCCGGTTGATCGCCGGGGAACAGGAGGATGTCGCGCTCAGGCTCGAACAAACCGAGATTCTTCGGATGGTCGGGAATCTGCCATGAGATCACCGGCCGGCCGGCCGCCATCGCTTCCATGACTCGGCCACCGTAGAACTTCGCGAGGCTGGGGAGATTCACAATCGCCGGCCATCGCGCGAGTTGAGCCATCCATTCGGTGAACTCAGCCAGCCTGATGGTGCGTAGCGACTGTGCATATTCCCGGATCGCCGCTTCCGTGACCGTATGGCCCTCGGCCAGATACTGCGCGGCCACCTGCTGCAATTGATCAAACAACTGCTGATTTCTCGTCTGAGGCTGCTCCGCCTTGGCACAGTGTAATCGGTCTTCGAGTGCTGGATTCTCGACCCAGTGTTGACGTCGGCCATAGGGCGTGCCGTGGAACACGGCCTGAGCGTGAGTCGGAGACTGCACGGGGCCGCTGATGAACCGATCCGGAACCATCGGAGGCCACCAGAGCACCTTGATGCCACGTGCGGCCAATTCGGCGGCATCCAGCTCATCCGGAGCCAGCACGTGGGTCAGATACGGCAACTGTGCATCCAGTTGTGCCGGGCGTGACTTCAACTGCGGCGCCCAGGCATAGTCCTCCGCATCGTAATGCAGCGACTCCATCAAGACGCCGACACGCACAGGAGCAAGTTCGGCGACCCATTCCATGATGCGGGCATCCAAGGGCGTATGAATCAGCCAGAGCCAGACCTGATCGAATCGTTGCCCAGCCAAGGCCTGTTTCGCATGGTAGACCCAGGAGGCCGGCGACGAACAGGGATTTTCTGCGATCGCTGGAACTGTGACGCATTCAATGCCGTTGGCGCTCAACCCTTCCTGGACACCAAATGCGGCGCTATAAGTCCAAGGCTTGGCGGTGGCCCAGGTTTGGAAATCGAGCTGAATCAACAAGGCGCGCGGCTTATCACTTGCGGCAACGAGACTATGGCCTGAGAAATTGGACTGAACGCCTGTCGCCTGGTCGTTCAGAGTTACGGGCACACGGACGGTTCGACGACGCGCCTGGCGCCATCGCTGAAACTCGGGATCGGTGACATAATTACGCCGAATCAGATGAGCCGGAATCCGCTGCTCCGAACAATGCACCGGCGACAGATCAACACGCTCCCACCCGGAGCCTCGTTTGCGAACCGCCCAGCAGCCGGCCACCTGCGCTACCTCGCCGAACAACTCCCCGACGGCCAGTGTCACACCCGGGTGATATTCCTGTCCGGAGCGTGGATCACGGATGTAGTCCGATTCGATCTGCGTGCGGGCATAGGCTTCGTCGATCTCGAACGTCTGTCGCTCCAAATCGTCGCCGCAGAGCAGGCCTCCGTCTTTAATCAGGGCTGCCGCCGCCCCGATGTCCGCCAGCACGGCGGCATACGAGTGGTCGCCATCGACAAAGACGAGGTCGAAATAGTTGCGCGGCAGTGCGGGCAACATGATCGTGCTGGCCCCTCGCAGGGGCAGGATCAGGCGCGCGTGGCCGGCGGTGGAAATGTTATGAAGAAAGAGATCGTAGATCGTGTCTTTGGCTAACGCTTCCGACATTTCCCGATAGACCGCGGCATCGGGGCGCTTGTTGATATCAAAGTACGGTTTCCACGGGTCGACACAGACGATGCGTCCATTGGCCTGGTGATGACGAGTCAGCGCGTCTGCCCAGGTAATGGCGGATCCCCCGGCCCAGGAGCCGACTTCAAGAATTTCGAACGGCGCCGTTGCCCGCCGCCCGGCCTCCAATCGGACCAATTCCTGCATGACGACGTGACGAAGCGGCAACCCCTGTGACGCCCACATCACCCGGCCGAAGTATGGACGCATCTGCTCGCGGCAGAACTGGTAGTATTCGGCATCCAGTGCAGTGACTCGATTCGCCTCGGTATCCGTCTGCGACATAGCGACCCTCTTATGGCTGTGATTGCCCGTCCCGTCGCACGACATCGGGATACTCGGGATTCATCCATCCCTCTGCCGGTTCGATGACCATGTTGGCGCGAAATTCTTCGCGAGGCAGATAGGGATACATATCCTCGATGGGCGTCTTCCAACCGAAGATCCTCGGTTCGTAGGTGTGGAACTCGTGCATGTCCACGTCGCAGACGACCGGCCCGTCGAACCGCAGCACCTCGTCGATCTTGGCGTCCATCTCGGCATGGTTTCCAATGGCAACCGTCTTGATGCCGTAGGCCTGGACGATCTTGAGGAAATCCGGCGGATGGTAGCCCTTCGGCCCACAGGCTTCAGCGCGACCCTGGAAATTGGTTTCCTGGTAGGCCTTCGTAATGCCGTAGATATGGTTGTTCAGAATGAACGTTTTGACTTTGACGCCATAGTTCACGAAGGTCTGTAATTCCTGCGGGTTCATATTGAAGCCGCCGTCGCCGATGGTGCAGACGACTTGTCTTGTGGGATCGGCAAACCAGGCACCCATCGCTCCCGCGAAGGAGAACCCCATGGGGGAATTGCCGTTGTTCGTCAGGTTGCGCTGGCCGTACTTGGTTTCGAAGGCATGGTTGCTGACGACGATATTGCCGCCGCAGTCGCCGACCAGCACATCCGTCGCTCCCATCTTTTCAGACAGGCGGCGCATGAACGCATAGGGATGGACGCGCTCACGTTGCGCGAAGAACTCCGGCCGCACCGGATCGTATCGCCGTTTCCACTCCATGACGCGCCCCGTCCAGGCCGAGAAATCTGGCAAGGGTTTGCTGCGTCGATCGAGTGCGATCAGCAAGCGCTGGGTAAATGCTTTCGCGTCGCAGAGGATGTTGACGTCGAAGGGCACCTGCTGAAACTTGCGCTGCACCATGGCCGGATCGATTTCGACCAGATACTTCTTGGCCTGTCGCGCAAAACTTTGGACATTACCGCCGGTGATGCGTCCGGAGATGCGACTTCCAATGGACAGGAGCAGATCACTGTTCTGAATGCCGAAGTTGCGGCCTGCGCCACCATAGGTCCCCACCCGTCCACCGTAGTTCTCATAGTCGGAACTGATCACATCCAGCGCGTTCCAGGTCGGAAAGCAGGGCACGTTTAATCGACGACCCAAGGCCCGCACATCGTCCTGTGCATCGGCTAAGCGCACGCCTCCTCCCACCAGAATCACCGGGCGTTCCGCCTGCTGGAGGTCGCTGATCAACCTTGCGATCTGCTGGTCGACGACCGTCAGGTCGAAACTCATCGCCGCGGGCGGCTCGAAGCCCGTCAACTGTTTTGCATCGACCATGGCTTTCTGCACGTTGAGGGGAATGTCGAGCAGCACCGGTCCAGGTCGGCCCTCCTGGCACATCCACAGAGCCTTTTCCAGCTCGAATCGGACGTCTTCGGGATTCAAGATCATCTTCGCGTATTTGGTCACCGGCGCAGCCATCGCCACAATGTCGGTTTCTTGAAACCCGATTTGACGGATCGAAGGATCTGGGCGGAGAAATCGCGAATTGATCTGGCCGGTAAGGAACACGCACGGCACCGAGTCATAGAAGCAGTTGCCCATCGAGGTAAGGAGATTCATGCCGCCCGGTCCGCTGGTTGCAATCGCCACGCCGGGGATCCCCTTGACCTTGGCATAGGCTTCAGCCGCAAATCCGCCGGCCTGTTCATGCATGACGGCGACGTACTGGGTCGCGGCGGTGCGGGTAAACGCATCGATCAAATCGCCGTTGGCCGCGCCGTACACGACAAACATCTTATCGATGCCGCGTTCGGCCAACGTATTGATGATGTAGTCTGCCACCTTGATCATGGATGCTCCTTTCCCTGCGTTCATCTATGCTGCCTGACTGGACGCCTGATCATGATGGCGACGGCGCACCTGATGCCGGCACATCTCCGCTACGTGAGCGACGCAGCGCGAACCGAACGTTCGTTGCAACATAGTCAGATAGCCGGGATGGCCGAAGTACTCCAGGAACGCGCGGTCGCGGAAATCCAGGACCTGAGTGGCGGTCAGGCTGTCAGTCGGCAGCGGCAGACACTCATACGCATGTTGGGAATACCCGATCCAACCTGGGCCGCCCTGATCATCCGGCAACGTCCACTGGTGTTGTTTGGCAAGGCCGTAGAGCGCCGAGCCTGGATAGGCCATGGCACAGTAAAAATTCGCCCATTCGGTATTGAGCGTCAGCGCTAAATCCAATGTGGCCCGCATGCTCTCGAGGGTGTCGTCCGGGAGCCCGAAAATGTAATTTGCCGCGACATGAATGCCGTGGGAACGGATGCGGCCCACCGTGGCGATAATCTCCCGTTCGCCGAAGCGGCCCTTCTCGACCCCGTCCCGGACATGCTGGCTGCCGGATTCGATGCCGAGACCCAGCCATGTAAAGCCGGCGCGCGCCAGCTTCTCCAGCACTTCATCCTGCACCGTATCGACTCGCGCGTAGGCCCAAATATTCAGGTGATACCCCCGTTCGATGATCCGGTCACAAATGCCGATGACGTGGCGACGGTTCAAGACGAACATCTCATCGGGAATTTTGATATTCGAGACGCCGTACTCACGCACGAGGCGGTCGATCTGTCCGATGACGTTGTCGGGACTCCAGACACGCAACATGGGCGTGGTGAACGGCGCGTTGATGCAGCAAAAGGAGCAGGTAAACGGGCATCCCAGGCTGGTCTGAAGCGAGGCGTAGGGGGTTCTGGATTCAGGGTTCCCGAAGCAGTGCCAATTGTGCGCGCGATAGCGGCTCATATCGAGTAGATCCCAGGCTTGTCCCGGTAAGTCATGGTCGAGATTGGTAAAGAGCGGTGCAGGCACATTGCCGACCGCATTCCCCTCCTCCAGGTGCCACAATCCCGGGACGTCGCGGAGCGAATGCTGTGGCGCTCGCAAGGCCACGACGAGGCCGAGAATGGTCGCCGGCCCTTCCCCTTGACAGACATAGGTATAGGGCTCCTCCAAGAGCGTGCGTTTTGGCAAAGCCGATGGATGTGTGCCCATCACCAGTGTGGGAATATCGGCGAGCGTGTTGAGAATCTCACACACCTTCCGTCCGGCGGGCATGCACTGCGTGGAGGCCGATGGTTGTTGTCCGTAAATGACGAAGACCGCCAGCCTGGGGGCGATGGCCGCGATGTGCTCAGCTGTCTGCTGATGCGTGAGACCTTGAGCCTCCGCATCAAGAATGGCCACAGAGCAACTGTGTTGGCGAAGGTAGGTGGCGATCAGTCCCGACCACACCGGCGGTTCGATGGCGGCGAAGTCCCGGCTGAGGTCCTGATAGACCTGGACGCGGCTGGGTGGCGTCACTAGCAAGACGTCAAGCGGCTTGGACATGGCACCCTCCCAGTTTCTGTGCAAACGCGATCGTGCGTGACACCCCCTCCAGCACGTCCTCCTCCGCTCCGCAAGTGGCCAGGCGGATAAATGAGCGATAGGCATCTCCGAACGAGCGCCCGGGGGTTGCCGCTGTGTGATACTCGTCCAACAGACGCCGGCAAAACTGCAGATCGTCGAGACCGGTTCCACTGATGTCGATGAAGAGGTAAAAGCCTGAGGCCGGTGTGTGGCTACGGAGCAGACCGGAGCGATTGATCTGGTCGTGACACGAGGTCGTCACCCGCGCGTTGCGCTGTCGAACTTCTGCAGCATACCGGTCGAGCACCGATAGGCCGGCAAGACACCCTCGCTGGGTGAATGCCGGGAGACAGGAATACAACGTCGAATTCGACAGGGCGAGTTTGGCGGCGACGGCCTCGTGCGCGATCGCGTAACCGGTGCGAAAGCCGGGAACCGACAGGACTTTCGAAAAGGAAGAGATGACGACCACATGCCCTGCCCCGGGCGCAGTAAGGGTGAGAAACGACCCATCAAACGTCAGATCAGCGTACGTTTCATCGCTGAGCAGCCAGACTCCGTCCTTTTCGCATCGTGCGGACAAGTGCCGTACGATCGCCGGGTCGTACACCGCACCGGTCGGATTGTTGGCATTGTTTACGATGACCGCGCGTGGGTTGGCGGCTAACGCCGCCTCGATGGCCGGATGTGACAACTGAAAGCCGTTTCGTTGGGACAGAGGAACAGGCACCACATTCAGTTGGAGGTGTGCCGCAGCCGCCCAATAAGAGGGGAAGGCCGGCGTAAATAGGGCGACTCGATCACCGGGATTGCAGGTGAGATCCAGAAACTGATGAATGAGCAGATTCGCCGGACTGATGACGATATGCGACCCGGTCACGGGCTCTTCGATGAGCGCGGCGTAGCGTGTCGCCAGCGCTGATCGGAGTTCGGTCAGCCCCGCCATCGACGCATACCCGATCTGTTGAGCCTCCAGCGACTGCCTGGTGGCCTCAAGTATCTCCGCCGGCGGCGCCATGCGCGGATTTCCGAGTTCCAGGTGGTAGACGCGGTGGCCCTGGCGTTCCAGTGCCTGTGCGCGGTCCAGTACCCGGAACATTTCCTGGCCGATCAGCTGTTCCCCGCGCGACGAAAAGCGGAATCGTGTGGACAATGCCGCCGACGA
Above is a genomic segment from Nitrospira defluvii containing:
- a CDS encoding pyridoxal phosphate-dependent aminotransferase: MTQAEMSSAALSTRFRFSSRGEQLIGQEMFRVLDRAQALERQGHRVYHLELGNPRMAPPAEILEATRQSLEAQQIGYASMAGLTELRSALATRYAALIEEPVTGSHIVISPANLLIHQFLDLTCNPGDRVALFTPAFPSYWAAAAHLQLNVVPVPLSQRNGFQLSHPAIEAALAANPRAVIVNNANNPTGAVYDPAIVRHLSARCEKDGVWLLSDETYADLTFDGSFLTLTAPGAGHVVVISSFSKVLSVPGFRTGYAIAHEAVAAKLALSNSTLYSCLPAFTQRGCLAGLSVLDRYAAEVRQRNARVTTSCHDQINRSGLLRSHTPASGFYLFIDISGTGLDDLQFCRRLLDEYHTAATPGRSFGDAYRSFIRLATCGAEEDVLEGVSRTIAFAQKLGGCHVQAA
- a CDS encoding B12-binding domain-containing radical SAM protein, whose amino-acid sequence is MSKPLDVLLVTPPSRVQVYQDLSRDFAAIEPPVWSGLIATYLRQHSCSVAILDAEAQGLTHQQTAEHIAAIAPRLAVFVIYGQQPSASTQCMPAGRKVCEILNTLADIPTLVMGTHPSALPKRTLLEEPYTYVCQGEGPATILGLVVALRAPQHSLRDVPGLWHLEEGNAVGNVPAPLFTNLDHDLPGQAWDLLDMSRYRAHNWHCFGNPESRTPYASLQTSLGCPFTCSFCCINAPFTTPMLRVWSPDNVIGQIDRLVREYGVSNIKIPDEMFVLNRRHVIGICDRIIERGYHLNIWAYARVDTVQDEVLEKLARAGFTWLGLGIESGSQHVRDGVEKGRFGEREIIATVGRIRSHGIHVAANYIFGLPDDTLESMRATLDLALTLNTEWANFYCAMAYPGSALYGLAKQHQWTLPDDQGGPGWIGYSQHAYECLPLPTDSLTATQVLDFRDRAFLEYFGHPGYLTMLQRTFGSRCVAHVAEMCRHQVRRRHHDQASSQAA
- a CDS encoding thiamine pyrophosphate-binding protein translates to MIKVADYIINTLAERGIDKMFVVYGAANGDLIDAFTRTAATQYVAVMHEQAGGFAAEAYAKVKGIPGVAIATSGPGGMNLLTSMGNCFYDSVPCVFLTGQINSRFLRPDPSIRQIGFQETDIVAMAAPVTKYAKMILNPEDVRFELEKALWMCQEGRPGPVLLDIPLNVQKAMVDAKQLTGFEPPAAMSFDLTVVDQQIARLISDLQQAERPVILVGGGVRLADAQDDVRALGRRLNVPCFPTWNALDVISSDYENYGGRVGTYGGAGRNFGIQNSDLLLSIGSRISGRITGGNVQSFARQAKKYLVEIDPAMVQRKFQQVPFDVNILCDAKAFTQRLLIALDRRSKPLPDFSAWTGRVMEWKRRYDPVRPEFFAQRERVHPYAFMRRLSEKMGATDVLVGDCGGNIVVSNHAFETKYGQRNLTNNGNSPMGFSFAGAMGAWFADPTRQVVCTIGDGGFNMNPQELQTFVNYGVKVKTFILNNHIYGITKAYQETNFQGRAEACGPKGYHPPDFLKIVQAYGIKTVAIGNHAEMDAKIDEVLRFDGPVVCDVDMHEFHTYEPRIFGWKTPIEDMYPYLPREEFRANMVIEPAEGWMNPEYPDVVRRDGQSQP